A genomic stretch from Cloacibacterium caeni includes:
- a CDS encoding SH3 domain-containing protein, whose amino-acid sequence MSLQEKYSSVVSAAQTAGISDLKVQEQDGILYISGTTSSNAGKDAVWNALGAIDATYSASDINIDVQVAGLAAGTSLTVDTESSNLNIRQEPSTEGVILGKAAKGEVVTLVEQSSDEWWKIKTKDGEEGYAYARYLRA is encoded by the coding sequence ATGTCATTACAAGAAAAATATTCAAGTGTAGTTTCAGCAGCTCAGACTGCAGGAATTTCTGATTTAAAAGTTCAAGAACAAGACGGAATTCTTTACATCTCTGGAACTACTTCTTCTAACGCTGGAAAAGATGCTGTTTGGAATGCTTTAGGAGCTATAGATGCTACTTATTCTGCTTCAGATATCAATATAGATGTACAAGTAGCTGGTTTAGCTGCAGGCACTTCACTTACTGTAGATACAGAAAGTTCTAACCTAAACATTAGACAGGAGCCTTCTACAGAAGGCGTAATTTTAGGAAAAGCGGCAAAAGGTGAGGTGGTAACTTTAGTAGAACAATCTTCAGACGAGTGGTGGAAAATTAAAACCAAAGACGGAGAAGAAGGTTACGCATATGCTAGATATTTAAGAGCTTAA
- a CDS encoding type III PLP-dependent enzyme domain-containing protein codes for MKIKYAELIDQTLYFPQEEFKYEDQQLYFHDIPLMDLVEKFGTPLKFSYLPKISQNIQRAKTWFKDAIKKNEYKNSYRYCYCTKSSHFSFVLEEALKNDISIETSSAFDMNIVKNLFETGKIDKTIEVVCNGFKTDDYLAKISDLINNGFENVIPVLDNYRELDKLTESIDTTFDIGIRIASEEEPKFEFYTSRLGIGYKDIIPYYSQKIAEHPNARLKMLHFFINTGIKDTAYYWNELFKCLRVYARLKKIAPEVDSLNIGGGFPIKNSLQFDYDYEYMANEIVYQIKKFCEEEGVEEPNIYTEFGSFTVGESAGNLYKIISQKRQNDREKWNMIDSSFMTTLPDSWAISKRFIMFPLNRWEDSYERVFLGGLTCDSDDYYNSEQHANAIYLPVFSDTKPLYIGFFNTGAYQESIAGFGGVHHCLLPQPKHILIQKAKNGKLQYEVFSEEQKPEDVLHLLGYK; via the coding sequence ATGAAGATAAAATATGCTGAACTTATTGACCAAACACTTTACTTTCCACAAGAGGAATTTAAGTATGAGGATCAACAGTTGTACTTTCATGATATTCCTTTGATGGACTTGGTAGAAAAATTCGGAACTCCTTTGAAGTTCAGTTATTTACCTAAGATTTCGCAAAACATTCAGCGCGCAAAAACTTGGTTTAAAGATGCCATCAAAAAGAATGAATATAAAAATTCTTACAGATACTGTTACTGTACCAAATCTTCGCACTTTTCTTTCGTATTAGAAGAAGCACTTAAGAATGATATTTCTATTGAAACGTCTTCTGCTTTTGACATGAATATTGTTAAAAATCTATTCGAAACAGGGAAAATTGACAAGACGATAGAAGTGGTTTGTAATGGTTTCAAAACCGATGATTATTTGGCTAAAATTTCAGATTTAATCAATAATGGTTTTGAAAATGTAATTCCTGTTTTAGATAATTACAGAGAATTAGATAAACTGACCGAAAGTATAGATACTACCTTTGACATTGGGATTAGAATAGCTTCGGAAGAAGAACCTAAATTCGAATTTTATACCAGCAGATTAGGAATTGGGTACAAAGATATTATCCCTTATTACAGCCAAAAAATAGCAGAACACCCGAATGCAAGGTTGAAAATGCTTCACTTTTTCATCAATACCGGAATTAAAGATACTGCGTACTATTGGAACGAACTTTTCAAATGTTTGAGAGTATATGCAAGATTGAAAAAAATTGCTCCAGAAGTAGATTCTCTTAATATTGGTGGCGGTTTCCCTATTAAAAATTCTCTTCAGTTTGATTATGATTATGAATACATGGCAAATGAAATCGTGTATCAAATTAAAAAATTCTGTGAAGAAGAAGGAGTAGAAGAACCAAACATTTATACTGAATTTGGTAGTTTTACTGTAGGTGAAAGTGCTGGAAATTTATACAAAATTATTTCTCAAAAACGCCAAAACGATAGAGAAAAATGGAACATGATAGACTCTTCTTTCATGACTACACTTCCAGATTCTTGGGCGATTTCTAAGCGTTTTATCATGTTTCCGCTGAATCGTTGGGAAGATTCTTACGAAAGAGTTTTCTTGGGCGGATTAACTTGTGATTCAGATGATTATTACAATTCTGAGCAACATGCAAATGCGATTTATTTGCCAGTGTTCAGCGATACCAAACCATTATACATCGGTTTCTTTAATACAGGAGCTTATCAAGAGAGTATTGCTGGTTTTGGTGGAGTTCATCACTGTTTATTGCCTCAGCCGAAACATATTCTTATCCAAAAAGCTAAAAACGGAAAATTACAATACGAAGTTTTCAGCGAAGAGCAAAAACCAGAAGATGTATTGCATCTTTTAGGGTATAAATAA
- the lptB gene encoding LPS export ABC transporter ATP-binding protein has protein sequence MILRGENLIKEYGPKKVVKGVSVEVKKGEIVGLLGPNGAGKTTTFYMIVGLVKPTSGKITLDGKDITNDAMYKRAQKGIGYLAQEASVFRKLSVEDNILGVLQLTNKSKEEQIRRTNELIEEFSLEHVRKNRGDLLSGGERRRTEIARCLATDPDFILLDEPFAGVDPIAVEDIQKIIRSLVKKDIGVLITDHNVQQTLAITNKTYIMFEGNILKEGLPEDLANDPQVRQAYLGENFRFEKF, from the coding sequence ATGATTTTACGTGGCGAAAATTTAATTAAAGAATACGGACCCAAAAAAGTAGTAAAAGGTGTTTCCGTAGAAGTAAAAAAAGGAGAAATTGTAGGTTTACTCGGGCCAAATGGTGCGGGAAAAACCACTACTTTCTATATGATTGTGGGATTGGTAAAACCTACTTCTGGCAAAATTACGCTTGACGGAAAAGATATTACCAATGATGCCATGTATAAACGTGCGCAAAAAGGAATTGGTTATTTGGCTCAGGAAGCTTCTGTATTTAGAAAATTGTCTGTAGAAGATAATATTTTAGGCGTTTTACAACTCACCAATAAATCTAAAGAAGAGCAAATCCGCAGAACCAATGAACTGATTGAAGAATTTTCTTTAGAACACGTTCGTAAAAACCGTGGAGATTTACTTTCTGGTGGTGAAAGACGTAGAACCGAAATTGCGCGTTGCCTCGCTACAGACCCAGATTTCATTCTTTTGGATGAACCTTTTGCAGGAGTAGACCCAATTGCGGTAGAAGATATTCAGAAAATCATCAGAAGTTTGGTGAAAAAAGACATCGGTGTTTTAATTACCGACCACAATGTTCAACAAACTTTGGCAATTACCAATAAAACCTACATTATGTTCGAAGGAAACATTTTGAAAGAAGGTTTACCAGAAGATTTAGCCAATGATCCACAAGTAAGACAAGCTTATTTGGGTGAGAATTTTAGATTTGAAAAATTCTAA
- a CDS encoding dicarboxylate/amino acid:cation symporter, translating to MKGQNKLFFAIIIALVLGVIIGGVVHTQFPENTESFSKNIKLLGTIFIRLVQMIIAPLVFTTLVVGIAKMGDTAMIGRVGGKAMLWFITASLVSLMLGLVLVNWLEPGHVTKLPIQDANSAKEILDNSKGFSLEDFVKHVVPKSVFEAFATNEVLQIVLFSIMFGIALSHLGDEYSKPVIKFLDVCAHAILKMVGYIMWFAPLGVLGAIAAVVATNGFEIFKVYAIYLRDFFFALAILWLILCVVGYLILGNRLFELLRRIKEPLLIAFSTTSSEAVFPKLVTELERFGCNNRIVSFILPLGYSFNLDGSMMYMTFASIFIAQIYGIDMTVGQQITMLLVLMLTSKGIAGVPRASLVIIVATCSMFGIPPEGIALILPIDHFCDMGRSMTNVLGNALATSAVSKWEGQLDNHGGEL from the coding sequence ATGAAAGGACAAAACAAACTTTTCTTTGCAATTATCATTGCTTTAGTTTTAGGGGTAATTATTGGTGGAGTAGTTCACACTCAGTTTCCAGAAAATACAGAATCTTTTTCTAAAAATATAAAACTTCTCGGCACGATTTTCATCAGATTAGTACAGATGATTATCGCACCATTGGTTTTTACAACATTGGTTGTGGGAATTGCGAAAATGGGAGATACCGCAATGATTGGTAGAGTTGGTGGTAAAGCAATGCTTTGGTTTATTACTGCTTCTTTGGTTTCGCTGATGTTAGGTTTAGTTTTGGTAAACTGGTTAGAGCCTGGTCATGTTACCAAATTGCCTATTCAAGATGCCAATTCTGCTAAAGAAATCTTGGATAATTCTAAAGGATTTTCTCTGGAAGATTTTGTGAAACACGTAGTGCCAAAAAGTGTTTTCGAAGCTTTTGCTACCAATGAAGTTTTACAAATTGTATTGTTTTCTATTATGTTTGGTATTGCCCTTTCTCATTTGGGTGATGAATATTCTAAACCTGTAATCAAATTTTTAGATGTTTGCGCGCATGCTATTCTAAAAATGGTAGGTTATATCATGTGGTTTGCTCCACTTGGTGTTTTGGGAGCTATTGCAGCAGTTGTTGCCACCAATGGTTTCGAAATTTTCAAAGTTTACGCAATTTATCTTCGAGATTTCTTCTTTGCACTAGCTATTTTATGGTTGATTTTATGTGTGGTAGGTTATCTCATTTTAGGAAATAGATTGTTCGAATTATTAAGAAGAATCAAAGAACCTTTACTTATCGCATTTTCTACAACCAGTTCAGAAGCCGTTTTTCCGAAATTGGTAACAGAATTAGAGCGTTTTGGTTGTAACAATAGAATTGTATCATTTATTTTACCACTAGGATATTCTTTCAATTTAGATGGAAGCATGATGTACATGACTTTTGCCTCTATTTTCATTGCTCAGATTTATGGAATCGACATGACGGTTGGTCAACAAATCACCATGCTTTTGGTGTTAATGCTGACTTCAAAAGGAATTGCAGGCGTTCCAAGAGCGAGTTTGGTGATTATTGTAGCGACTTGTTCTATGTTTGGAATTCCACCAGAAGGAATTGCCTTAATTTTACCGATTGACCATTTCTGCGATATGGGAAGAAGCATGACCAATGTTTTAGGAAATGCACTTGCTACTTCAGCCGTTTCTAAATGGGAAGGACAATTGGATAATCACGGAGGTGAGTTATAA
- a CDS encoding cob(I)yrinic acid a,c-diamide adenosyltransferase, with translation MKIYTKTGDKGETSLYGGTRVSKAAARVESYGTLDELNAFIGLAKAEISDEKVLSQLQKIQFDLFTVGSEAATPTDKMFLANGKSRLDLLISEEEIMELERWMDNFDAELEPLQFFILPSGGKAAASVHVCRTVCRRAERAMVYLNETEEVRPELIKYLNRLSDYLFILARYISKISGEKEDYWNPSERAK, from the coding sequence ATGAAAATTTACACCAAAACTGGCGATAAAGGCGAAACTTCTTTATACGGAGGAACTAGAGTTTCTAAAGCTGCTGCAAGAGTAGAATCTTATGGAACTTTAGACGAACTCAATGCTTTCATTGGTTTGGCAAAAGCGGAAATTTCTGATGAAAAAGTTTTAAGTCAATTACAAAAAATTCAATTTGATTTATTTACCGTAGGTTCAGAAGCAGCAACGCCAACAGATAAAATGTTTTTGGCAAATGGTAAAAGCAGGTTAGATTTGTTAATTTCTGAAGAAGAAATTATGGAATTAGAACGTTGGATGGACAATTTTGATGCAGAATTAGAACCTTTGCAATTCTTTATTCTACCAAGCGGTGGAAAAGCTGCTGCATCTGTTCACGTTTGTAGAACGGTTTGTAGAAGAGCAGAGCGCGCTATGGTTTATCTCAATGAAACCGAAGAAGTAAGACCAGAACTCATCAAATATCTCAATAGATTGTCTGATTATCTGTTTATTTTGGCAAGATATATTTCTAAAATTTCTGGGGAAAAAGAGGATTATTGGAATCCTTCAGAAAGAGCTAAATAA
- the hemB gene encoding porphobilinogen synthase yields the protein MIIFSRNRRLRTNESIRSLVRETVLTTNDFVMPMFVMEGENTQEAIPSMPGIFRRTIDLTVKECRELFSLGVKAVNIYMKVPEHLKDNLGTEAWNKDGLMQRTIREIKNAVPEMIVMPDVALDPYSIYGHDGIITNGKIDNDATNDALARMSVSHAEAGADVVAPSDMMDGRVAAIRQALEETGHTNVGILSYAAKYASSFYGPFRSALDSAPKDFQEIPKDKKTYQMDFHNSREALNEVYKDIEEGADIIMIKPGLPYLDIVAKIRQEIDLPIAVYNVSGEYAMLKAAAQNGWLDNDKAIIESLTCIKRAGADMIFTYAAKEAAILLNN from the coding sequence ATGATAATTTTTTCAAGAAATAGAAGATTACGTACTAACGAAAGCATCAGAAGTCTTGTTAGAGAAACAGTACTCACTACCAATGATTTTGTAATGCCAATGTTCGTAATGGAAGGCGAAAACACACAGGAAGCCATTCCTTCAATGCCTGGGATTTTTCGTAGAACTATAGATTTAACAGTAAAAGAATGTAGAGAATTATTTTCTCTCGGTGTAAAAGCGGTAAATATTTACATGAAAGTTCCAGAACATCTAAAAGACAATCTAGGAACAGAAGCTTGGAACAAAGATGGTCTTATGCAAAGAACCATCAGAGAAATTAAAAATGCAGTTCCAGAAATGATTGTAATGCCAGATGTTGCATTAGACCCTTATTCTATTTACGGACACGATGGAATTATCACCAACGGAAAAATAGACAACGATGCTACCAACGATGCTTTGGCAAGGATGTCTGTTTCTCACGCAGAAGCTGGCGCAGATGTTGTAGCGCCAAGTGATATGATGGATGGTAGAGTTGCTGCAATTCGTCAAGCTTTAGAAGAAACAGGTCATACCAACGTAGGAATTTTGAGCTATGCAGCAAAATATGCAAGTTCATTTTACGGACCTTTCAGAAGTGCGTTAGATTCTGCTCCGAAAGATTTTCAGGAAATTCCAAAAGATAAAAAGACCTACCAAATGGATTTTCATAATTCTAGAGAGGCCTTAAATGAAGTGTACAAAGACATCGAAGAAGGTGCAGACATTATTATGATAAAACCGGGTCTTCCATATTTGGATATTGTAGCTAAGATTCGTCAAGAGATAGATTTACCAATCGCCGTTTATAATGTGAGCGGAGAATACGCAATGCTGAAAGCGGCTGCACAAAACGGTTGGTTAGACAATGATAAAGCCATCATCGAAAGTCTTACTTGCATCAAAAGAGCTGGTGCAGATATGATTTTCACCTATGCTGCCAAAGAAGCTGCCATTTTATTAAATAATTAG
- a CDS encoding BON domain-containing protein yields MKKTIKIAALALVFSVAVFSCKKNVSDAELTTQSTTVVAAYPGTSVEVKEGVAHLSGTFASQEEKDAAIAALKNVKGVKDVMDMANVEAAASVVETVSAVAPEVQQKVADAVKDFPAVKVDVVNGELTLTGEVTAEQARKIKMSVDALKVGKVNYNYNVKK; encoded by the coding sequence ATGAAAAAAACTATCAAAATTGCCGCTTTAGCGCTTGTCTTTTCTGTGGCAGTATTTTCTTGCAAAAAAAATGTTTCTGATGCAGAACTTACTACACAATCTACTACGGTAGTTGCCGCATATCCTGGGACTTCTGTGGAGGTAAAAGAAGGAGTTGCTCATTTAAGTGGAACATTTGCTTCTCAAGAAGAGAAAGACGCAGCTATTGCTGCTCTTAAAAATGTGAAAGGAGTAAAAGATGTAATGGATATGGCTAATGTAGAAGCAGCAGCTTCTGTAGTAGAAACTGTATCTGCAGTTGCTCCAGAAGTTCAACAAAAAGTTGCTGATGCCGTTAAAGATTTTCCTGCTGTAAAAGTAGATGTGGTAAATGGAGAACTTACCTTAACAGGAGAAGTTACGGCAGAGCAAGCTAGAAAAATTAAAATGTCTGTAGATGCTCTAAAAGTGGGTAAAGTAAACTATAATTATAACGTTAAAAAATAA
- a CDS encoding thiamine diphosphokinase, which produces MIKSALLFINGTPPKNLPETEGYDVIACSDGAFHYLKDKNFPLDKLDFISGDFDSHEGSDENIYHEKFIHTPDQDFTDFQKALDILKKNGVKKVDIYGGSGGEQDHFLGNLHVAFLFKNEMEITFFDEFSRYFFISKNFKIHGVEGKMISLLPFPFVEKISTKGLNWELFNEELSLTKRVGTRNSARENTVEITYENGDVLIFIGI; this is translated from the coding sequence GTGATAAAATCTGCACTTCTTTTCATCAACGGAACTCCACCGAAAAATCTTCCCGAAACGGAAGGTTATGATGTGATTGCTTGTAGTGATGGGGCTTTTCATTATTTAAAGGATAAAAATTTCCCTCTGGATAAACTTGATTTTATTTCAGGAGATTTTGATTCTCATGAAGGCAGTGACGAAAATATTTACCACGAAAAATTCATTCATACTCCAGACCAAGATTTTACAGATTTTCAAAAAGCTTTAGATATTCTCAAAAAGAATGGAGTAAAAAAAGTAGATATTTACGGAGGAAGTGGTGGCGAACAAGACCACTTTTTAGGAAATCTTCACGTAGCTTTTCTCTTTAAAAATGAAATGGAAATCACTTTTTTTGACGAGTTTTCCAGATATTTTTTCATCTCTAAAAATTTTAAAATTCACGGGGTAGAAGGAAAGATGATTTCGCTTTTACCATTTCCTTTTGTAGAAAAAATTTCGACTAAAGGTCTTAATTGGGAGCTCTTTAACGAAGAATTGAGCTTAACCAAAAGAGTAGGAACCCGAAATTCTGCCCGAGAAAACACTGTGGAAATCACGTATGAAAACGGTGATGTATTGATTTTTATCGGAATCTAA